One Candidatus Sericytochromatia bacterium genomic window carries:
- a CDS encoding APC family permease, producing MSHPSPRAPEGFVRGLGPFDATMMVAGSMVGSGIFIVSADMARQLGSPGWLLLVWLITGLLTVMAALSYGELAAMMPRAGGQYVYLREAYGPLVGFLYGWTLFTVIQTGTIAAVAVAFAKFLGVLWPALADLSLFGGGTWVFSGQQAVAVAVVCGLTGLNLRGLKTGRGIQNLLTVTKLLALLGLIGLGLLMGRHLPEAFASASFWQARSLSGEALPPLALCAVVGTAMVGSLFSADAWNNITFTAGEVREPQRTIPLSLALGTLLVIGLYALANLAYLAALPFSAIQHAPHDRVGTAALAALIGPEAAVVMAIAIMVSTFGCANGLVLAGARVYWAMARDGLFFRRVAELNSHGVPAFALILQGAWACVLTLSGRYGDLLDYVIFAALLFYVVTVSAVFVLRRTRPEAERPYRALGYPWIPALYVALASLLLVDLLVFKPTYTWPGLAIVLLGVPVYAAWQLVQSRPGRA from the coding sequence ATGTCCCATCCATCGCCGAGGGCACCCGAAGGGTTTGTCAGGGGACTGGGGCCTTTTGATGCCACCATGATGGTGGCCGGCTCGATGGTCGGCTCCGGCATCTTCATCGTGTCGGCCGACATGGCGCGTCAGCTCGGTTCGCCGGGCTGGCTGTTGCTGGTCTGGCTGATCACGGGCTTGCTGACCGTGATGGCGGCCCTCAGTTACGGTGAACTGGCTGCCATGATGCCGCGGGCCGGCGGGCAGTACGTGTATTTGCGCGAGGCCTACGGCCCCCTGGTCGGGTTTCTGTACGGCTGGACGCTGTTCACCGTGATTCAGACTGGCACGATCGCAGCCGTCGCCGTGGCCTTTGCGAAGTTCCTTGGTGTGCTCTGGCCCGCGCTGGCTGATCTGTCGCTCTTCGGGGGGGGCACCTGGGTTTTTTCGGGTCAGCAAGCCGTGGCCGTGGCCGTGGTTTGCGGCCTCACGGGGCTCAACCTGCGGGGCTTGAAAACCGGACGGGGAATCCAGAACCTGCTCACGGTCACCAAGTTGCTGGCCCTGCTGGGCTTGATCGGGCTGGGCTTGCTGATGGGGCGCCACCTGCCCGAGGCCTTTGCCTCCGCCTCCTTCTGGCAAGCCCGCAGCCTGTCCGGTGAGGCGTTGCCCCCGCTGGCCTTGTGCGCGGTGGTCGGTACGGCCATGGTGGGTTCGCTGTTCTCGGCGGATGCCTGGAACAACATCACCTTCACGGCCGGGGAGGTGCGGGAACCTCAGCGCACCATTCCGCTCAGTCTGGCACTGGGGACGTTGCTCGTGATCGGGCTGTATGCCCTCGCGAACCTGGCCTATCTGGCTGCCTTGCCCTTTTCCGCGATCCAGCACGCCCCGCACGACCGGGTCGGAACGGCCGCTCTGGCTGCTCTGATCGGGCCGGAGGCCGCGGTGGTCATGGCGATCGCCATCATGGTCTCCACTTTCGGATGCGCCAATGGTCTGGTGTTGGCAGGGGCGCGTGTCTACTGGGCCATGGCCCGCGACGGCCTGTTCTTTCGGCGCGTGGCGGAGCTGAATAGCCACGGTGTGCCGGCCTTCGCGTTGATCCTGCAGGGAGCCTGGGCTTGTGTTCTGACGCTGTCCGGACGCTATGGCGATCTGCTCGATTACGTGATCTTTGCAGCCTTGCTCTTCTATGTGGTGACCGTCTCGGCGGTGTTCGTGCTGAGGCGCACCCGTCCGGAGGCCGAGCGCCCGTACCGGGCGCTCGGCTACCCCTGGATACCGGCCCTGTATGTCGCCCTGGCCAGCCTGCTGCTGGTCGATTTGCTGGTTTTCAAGCCGACCTACACC